Proteins encoded in a region of the Sphingomonas jaspsi DSM 18422 genome:
- a CDS encoding MaoC family dehydratase, giving the protein MAGRYFDEWQVGDHIVHAITRTVTETDNLLISTLTHNPQPLHLDHEAAKGTEFGKPLVNSCFTFSLTVGVSVADTTLGTLVANLGYDAVKFPKPVFVGDTLTCESEVVALRESGSRPNAGIVTWEHRAKNQRGETVCTFTRTALLQKKSA; this is encoded by the coding sequence ATGGCAGGACGTTATTTCGACGAATGGCAGGTGGGCGATCATATCGTTCATGCCATCACCCGCACGGTGACCGAGACCGACAATCTCCTCATCTCCACCCTCACCCACAATCCGCAGCCGCTGCACCTCGACCATGAAGCGGCCAAGGGCACCGAATTCGGCAAGCCGCTGGTCAACAGCTGCTTCACCTTCAGCCTGACGGTGGGCGTGTCGGTCGCCGATACGACGCTCGGCACGCTGGTCGCCAACCTTGGTTATGACGCAGTGAAGTTCCCCAAACCCGTATTCGTCGGCGATACGCTGACCTGTGAAAGCGAAGTCGTGGCCCTGCGTGAAAGCGGCTCGCGGCCCAACGCCGGGATCGTGACTTGGGAGCATCGCGCGAAGAACCAGCGCGGCGAGACGGTCTGCACCTTCACCCGCACCGCCCTCCTCCAGAAGAAGAGCGCATGA